One region of Planctomycetota bacterium genomic DNA includes:
- a CDS encoding heavy metal translocating P-type ATPase gives MCGTRPSHDGDHAQSAPDSGAWWRGELMVPIVAGLFLLLAWIMHHEWIPSNRAIFWGCLGVVYLVAGWNAFLAGLRLMLKGRLDVDFLMVVAALAAAWIGEGVDGGLLLFLFSLGNALEHYAMGQSRKAIRALGKLAPRFAKVKRGDQEVEAPIEELVVGDVVVVRPGERLPADGVILAGSGSIDQSPITGESVPVDKDVDDEVFAGTVNGDGSLEIRVSRPSTESTMARMILLVEDAQHQKGRTQRAAEAFTRVYVPCVVAGTIAAIFVPSQLGWLPFDQSLLRAIAMLVGASPCALAISTPAAVLSGVARAARSGVLIKGGLHLEGLATIRAIAMDKTGTLTNGRPQIVGVFLAEGVDERRLLEAASAIEQRSEHPIAKAIVRAAEAKQIRVAPAENVAAIKGKGVSGSVAGRVIQVGSARLMLEQGAALPEAMKSELARHDTEGHTVVVLSLEEKVLGFIALADRPRAEAAEAIRLLHELQVRPIVMLTGDRKGVAQAIARDVGVDEVEAELLPEDKINRVKALLDKHHAIAMVGDGVNDAPALAMATVGIAMGRGGTDVALEAADIALMADDLQRIPFAIALARFARRVIRQNVAVSMGMVFILIPLALSGAIGTTLAVIMHEGSTVAVVINGLRLLAFREPRHATPKSQ, from the coding sequence ATGTGCGGCACCCGGCCCTCCCATGACGGTGATCATGCCCAGAGCGCGCCGGACTCCGGCGCCTGGTGGCGCGGCGAGCTGATGGTGCCGATCGTCGCGGGCCTGTTCCTTCTGCTCGCGTGGATCATGCACCATGAATGGATTCCGTCGAACCGCGCCATCTTCTGGGGCTGCCTTGGCGTGGTCTACCTGGTGGCGGGGTGGAACGCCTTTCTCGCCGGGCTTCGGCTGATGCTCAAGGGCCGGCTCGACGTCGATTTTCTCATGGTGGTCGCGGCGCTCGCGGCGGCCTGGATCGGCGAGGGAGTCGACGGCGGGCTGCTGCTCTTCCTGTTCTCGCTGGGCAACGCGCTGGAGCACTACGCCATGGGCCAGTCGCGCAAGGCGATCCGCGCCCTGGGCAAGCTGGCCCCCCGCTTTGCCAAGGTGAAGCGCGGCGATCAGGAAGTCGAGGCGCCCATCGAGGAGCTGGTGGTCGGCGACGTGGTCGTGGTACGGCCCGGCGAGCGCCTGCCCGCCGACGGAGTCATCCTGGCGGGAAGCGGCAGCATTGATCAAAGCCCGATCACCGGCGAAAGCGTTCCGGTCGACAAGGATGTGGACGATGAGGTCTTCGCCGGAACCGTCAATGGCGACGGGAGCCTGGAGATCCGAGTCTCGCGTCCGAGCACGGAGTCGACGATGGCGCGCATGATCCTGCTGGTGGAGGATGCGCAGCATCAGAAGGGGCGCACGCAGCGCGCCGCCGAGGCCTTTACCCGCGTCTATGTTCCCTGCGTCGTGGCGGGCACCATCGCGGCGATCTTCGTGCCGTCGCAGCTCGGCTGGCTGCCCTTCGACCAATCGCTGCTGCGGGCCATCGCCATGCTGGTCGGCGCCAGTCCCTGCGCGCTGGCGATCAGCACTCCCGCCGCGGTCCTCTCCGGCGTCGCCCGCGCCGCCCGCTCCGGCGTGCTGATCAAGGGCGGCCTGCACCTCGAGGGGCTGGCGACCATCCGCGCCATTGCCATGGACAAGACCGGCACGCTGACCAATGGGCGCCCGCAAATCGTGGGCGTGTTCCTGGCCGAGGGCGTCGACGAGCGGCGGCTTCTGGAGGCGGCCTCCGCGATCGAGCAGCGCAGCGAGCATCCGATCGCCAAGGCCATCGTGCGCGCCGCCGAGGCGAAGCAGATCCGCGTGGCGCCCGCGGAGAACGTGGCCGCGATCAAGGGCAAGGGCGTCTCCGGAAGCGTCGCCGGCCGCGTGATCCAGGTCGGCTCGGCGCGGCTGATGCTTGAGCAGGGCGCGGCGCTTCCGGAGGCGATGAAGTCCGAGCTGGCGCGGCACGACACCGAGGGCCACACAGTGGTCGTCCTGAGCCTCGAGGAGAAGGTCCTGGGGTTCATCGCGCTGGCCGACCGTCCGCGGGCCGAGGCCGCCGAGGCCATCCGCCTTCTGCACGAGCTGCAGGTGCGACCCATCGTCATGCTCACCGGCGACCGCAAGGGAGTTGCCCAGGCCATTGCCCGCGACGTGGGCGTGGACGAGGTCGAGGCGGAGCTGCTGCCCGAGGACAAGATCAACCGCGTGAAGGCGCTGCTCGACAAGCACCATGCCATTGCCATGGTGGGCGACGGGGTGAACGACGCGCCGGCGCTGGCGATGGCCACGGTCGGCATCGCGATGGGACGCGGCGGCACCGATGTGGCGCTGGAGGCTGCGGACATCGCCCTGATGGCGGACGACCTGCAGCGCATCCCCTTCGCGATCGCCCTGGCCCGCTTCGCGCGGCGGGTGATCCGCCAGAACGTGGCGGTCAGCATGGGCATGGTCTTCATCCTGATCCCGCTGGCCCTCAGCGGTGCGATCGGCACCACGCTCGCGGTCATTATGCATGAGGGCAGCACGGTCGCTGTCGTCATCAACGGGCTGCGCCTGCTCGCCTTCCGCGAGCCTCGCCACGCGACTCCCAAGTCTCAGTAG